The nucleotide window AGTGCGCGACGGCATCGGATCGACTGGTAAGCTGGTTGGAGTTTACTGTGGAGGAATAGGCCGGAAACCGCCCAGTTTGATTTCGTCATGGACCAACAATATGTATGTGTTGTTCGTCTCTAGTGAACTATTTACAGATCTTTCCTATCAGGGGTTCAAGGCGAACTATTTCATAACTCCGACGAGGCCAGCTGATCCGACAGGTAATAGCCGTATGTGACGAtataacaaaataaatatatctCCGCACACGCCATTGCTATTTGGAGTAATCCATACCTTGTCCTGTACTGTCTCTGGCAATGTGCGTTTTAGTTCACAGCAGCATAAGGCGACCATGTGTAAGTGGTACAGCCGATTGTTAATGATGTCAGAAACGCCGTACGGAAAACATTGACGCCTAGTAATCCAGGCACTGACTAACTActaacattaaaataaaataaatttccaaTTCCTTCCAATCACTTTCACAATTTctaactgattagtttttgtgtCGGGTAGAGCACAGTAGGGGTCAGGAATAAAAGTTAGCTGACCAACTTGTCGGAACGGAGCGAGCGTATGCGATGACTGGATACGAGGGAATGAAGTGAATAAtgggacccttcttttcaatcataTCCCCAAGTTTACAAGCCCcaatagaccatgttccgaaccgcgcgagacattccgagatatcgcgagaatatgtggttcgcagtggacgtgttctcgcaacacaggacaaactgcgtaaaacaggacaagttgctaattacgttaaacactgcataaaatatatgaagttgcaatctttgctcagttctgcactttttctagttccatacaaagtttgacttgtattactaagctggaatcctgtttctacgggcatgtattaaagtctcgcgagatctcgcaatcagcggaacatcGTCTATTCACAACTCCTTCCCACAAAATATTTTATCTCtccttttagaacgtaaccttttgacctcatttccatacGTACACAAATCTCTGACGTCATCACTTATTGGCATACCACTTCTACAATGTTGCCCAgcataaatatgaattttaaaaataaggAATTATtagttcatattaaaatgttgGCTCACTGTGCACGTGTTCTTTGGCGAATGGAAAACTGTGAGTTTCTGCCCATTGTAACTGGTTGGGAAATGCTTATGTTGCGATCATACTTGTGACACAACATTTAACTTTTTTGAACAGATCTGATAAATATGATTCAAATATCATTCTAGGTAGCTTTAGGTCTGATCCATCATAAATCTTAAAAGGGACGTTGCAAAAGTGCCAAATTAACAAACACAGGTCACACGCTGGTTCTATTACAGATTTGTCTTCTTCATGAAGTAAAATATGATTTACCGTACTTGACATATGTTGCACTTTTTCTAGATCCACCAAGGACAGGTCAGTGTGGAGGCTACATCGAGGGTCGACTCGAAGGAAATATAGGCACTCCGTACTATCCCCACGCTGACTATCCACCAAATACCATATGCATCTACGTCATCAGCGTTCCAAAGGATACAATGTCATGGTAAGCTTTTGTATCTCTACGTACGAGTTGGGCTGTCAGTCTATCAGACTGATGCCTgactgcctacctacctacctacctacctacctacctacctacctacctacctacctacccacctacctacctacctacctacctacccacctacctacccacctacctacctacctacctacctacctacctacttacctacctacctacctacctacctacttacctacttacctacctacctacctacctacctacctacctacctacctacctacctacctacctacttacctacctacctacctacttacctacctacctacctacttacctacctacttacctacctacctacctacctacctacctacctacctacctacctacctacctacctacctacctacctacctaccatatATACCTGACGAAGCAAATCATAGGTGTATACTTGTGATGTGAAGCCACTGAGAATTGACTTGTCGTACAATTTGCCTAGTAATTTGTTTTCTTCGTGCATTTCAGTTGACCTTCACTAGCTTCGAATTACAGTCTGGAATGTGTGGCTTTGACTTTGTTGACGTCCTTGATGGCTATGGTACTGGCAAACTAACTGGCACCTATTGCGGTAGCTTTGATTATGGCACGGGGCAACCACCTCCAACCAAGCTGATATTAACGACCAATAGTCTGACGCTAGAATTTCATTCAGACGCTGAATACCAGTATTCGGGCTTTTCTGCTAATTTTGAAGCGACTGAACAAGAGGTCATGAACATGAGTATTTGCACAAGTACGTGAACATGGAGATTTGTTACCTCTTTGAACCTTATTAGTTGACAATTCCTCCTTGATGCCATAGGGGTCAGAGTTCAGTGAGTGAAAGCAGCGATCGGCAGGGACAATAATGAAATTCATTTACTATGCAAATATTACAACTGTTGATATACTGTTAGCTATTGACAACTACTTTTCTTCAACTGCTTCTATCACTGCCGTTGTCTTTAATATTCAGGCGTTCTTGACTGGAAATCCTTGAAGCGACTTTGGTCCATGTCATCCTATTGCAGATGCCATTCTCATTATTTCGTTTCCTTTCTCCTTTTCTCTGGACACAGTTTGTGACGAGACAAGGAAAGTATTCACCGATAGAGGGGGCATACTTGTGTCGCACGGAAATTACAGCCACGAAGCTTACCCGAACCGTCAGAAGACATGCCTTACAAAACTTCTAGGCACGACTGACTCGAAGATCGATAATATTACATTGCCTTTCTCGAAACTGATCTGTACCCGCCGACCGGTAAGTGCATGAACCGTCCAGGTGCCGCCagctggtaaatttcatcaatttcacaaaatcatcataaaacatgtttttaaggaaaaaaatcgattttacttattttttaccttgacctaaaatttggaggggaaagtagagctgtcaTCCAAgtggcatacacggaaaatgtgccctccactgaattttgatgtccactgcccactgccctccagtatatCCATGCTCCCCAATCCCCACAGCAATCCAAGCTCCcgactgccctctccccactcctgaaattccccattgcccaaGATACCCTAGACCAACACAAAACCGTACGAGCAGTATACTTTGAAACATTGTTAAGCGCGTAACCTCCCCTGAGGTTCTATCAGCCATGGCACCCCCTCCTTCTATGTCCGGTACCAACTGTCAAAAtcttttctccccgcccactgaaaaaaaTGGAATTTCTTCCCCACCCACAGTAGCCTAAATATCGATTTTCTCCCCGCCTACTGTTTAGTTTTTTAAATTTGCCCATCCGCTGAAAAattgcgcacgaacacctttttgcacgaacagccaGCTTAGGCGGTACCCATACGTCTCAATAGTGGCACTCTCAAGAGAAGGTCTTAAGGGTACCCAAGCGTTTACCAAATCACCGggtgatttttattcctgatcaAGTTCCGTAAAACAAGAAATAGAGGCACTTTTTTAGCAAAAAGTTGATCCGTATAATGAGAATCCAAAGGCAAAACCTAGGTAAATGATGTCATAGTTGTAAAGCCAAGCCAGTACCCAGTGTCAGTGACAGGTTGTTTCTAACTTTAGCGTGCTGCTACTTGAAATGGGGACGAATTTTGTCAATGTTACATTCGTAGCCGATGGTGCAATTAACAGTCTAAGACGAAAGTATGTCTTCTAGCAGTCGCCTCTTGTATTTTTGTCGTTCTTGTACGCATTATTTCAAAAAGCGTactccaaaaaaaaaattgacaaatatttattcgcgcatattaatgagagatcaatgacatcatttgcgAATTGCTCTATTGAAAATGGTTTTATTTCTCAATAATGAAGAAGTCATCCTGTATACTCGTTTTCAATAAGTTATGACGTGACTTCACGCCGTAATCAGGGTAAGCTGGTACAGATAACAAAATGATACTACATTGGAGTGCGTGTTAACACAATCTGATTGCTGTACACAACATTGACATGCCTGTGACTGCATGAGCAATTATCTGTGCATCATCTAGATTTGGTAAATTAGGGGCGTGTATTGGTCTATTTACTCCCATATTCCCCCAAATGAGAGTGTATTTTGTGTTTAAAAATGCCAGATGTAAGGGGTGTTGTAAAATTTTGCGGAACAAGCTCCACAGCCATCCTGTGAGTGCCACCGCCACCTTACGAATGTATCCAAAATCTAAATGGCATGGTTTGGTGAGAAAAGCGAACAGCAGACGATCATATGTAGAACTTATATACGTATTACATATTAGTTatatattattacatgcctcgtatatcgaacgtcgcgcgctccataggattcaatggtaactcgccgatgacgtcgcgggccgcatagtcatcactggactgaaagtgaaccggaactattttcaacttgacaacttttttatgtaaaaatgtcgaaatttcatgttttgcgcaggaaatccggtttttgaaattttacagaaaaaaaattgataaaccgcataacagtagtttaaatatatcattgcgccattcgatgatgaaaatcgttccatttttaacggattttcgtctaagatggaaataaagcatttgattatcatttaccaataaacctaaatattttgagtgaaagcTGTGTAAGAgagcatgtaataaaaacattatagcccaacttggggcaggagaccatttgccctccttacgtcgggcaaatggtcacccgccctcgggcacatagttccatgtttgatgccccagtcgcgaatgtaagatgtataataataaggttattaagAAAACACCGCAAAGTATGCACTCgaacattggcgccgcgcatcgccctccgcttctcatcgggcgatacgctgcgccaatgtcctcgtgcatcctttgcggtattttcgtaatagcCTCATAGTACACAAAGACCATCATCATATTCGTTTACGCAAGTATTTTTGAGTATCACAAATATCAAATAGTTTCACCATCACTGGTGACAGGGGAAAAGTTTGGTAACAACACGACGAGTTATATCGTGGACATGTTCTTCGGGATGTCTTCTACAGCTTCCATCCTTTAAAAGGCATACTGTctcctgttccaattttgccacaattaccatggaaggagaaaatctaaccaatcacagattttaagcgggtggccgctttttaaaaacagcgcgcTCACCTGGGacttttgaataccaaggaacgcccctttgaccatatatgggcatattaagattacagttgactgtatacctttaaaatgtgATTTATAACTTGGGTTTCTCTCAACCCAATAGATCGAAACCGATGCCAGGCACTTTCCGATGACAATATCCAGTTGTTAGACGAGCTCGGTGCTCCAAAGACCACTCTCTGCGGCAGAAATACGGGAAGTTTCACTTCAAACACGCCGTTAATGGAGGTCAAATTCACCACCTTTTCACGTGAAGACCGACAGACTGTGATAACAAGCGAAGGGTCATCGACCTCGCAGGATCAGTTTGATTATAAGGGATTCAAAGCTGTATAcacaatattttataaagttggtAAGGGTTTTAATCTATCAGTTGATTGCTGTGTCATCATGAATCtatcttaaaataaaaatacttataTTA belongs to Ptychodera flava strain L36383 chromosome 17, AS_Pfla_20210202, whole genome shotgun sequence and includes:
- the LOC139116394 gene encoding bone morphogenetic protein 1 homolog produces the protein MADQRGYGSTRKGCTSSPLNGKTSAVIKTTTAEKTNLPEVTTLQTTTSIETTTVRGKCGGAYYTKNGKFYSPEFPKNYLPGHYCEYSIHANGGYFISLNFSLFDLRGYSCQYDYIVVRDGIGSTDPPRTGQCGGYIEGRLEGNIGTPYYPHADYPPNTICIYVISVPKDTMSCFELQSGMCGFDFVDVLDGYGTGKLTGTYCGSFDYGTGQPPPTKLILTTNSLTLEFHSDAEYQYSGFSANFEATEQEVMNMSICTST